A window of the Acetobacteraceae bacterium genome harbors these coding sequences:
- the trpS gene encoding tryptophan--tRNA ligase, with the protein MKTRVFSGIQPTGIPHLGNYLGAIAQWEKLQQDHDCHFCLVDLHAITMPWTADILRENILQSAACLLACGIEPGKLYVQSSLHAHARLGWIFNCVVRLGWLNRMTQFKDKAGKNREKHSAGLYIYPSLMAADILAFKANRIPVGDDQRQHIELANDIAQKFNFDLGQPYKEKTGKEFFPTIEALIPPQAARVMSLRDGTKKMSKSDPSDQSRILLTDSADAIATKIKKAKTDPLPLPDNLEALADRPEAKNLLSLYNVLEGKNSLENTLNQFSGKGFGAFKSALADLMVEKLAPISKKTQEFLSDKEELRKVLKQGSDEAKKIADPIVTEAEALAGLGF; encoded by the coding sequence ATGAAGACACGTGTTTTTTCTGGTATCCAACCAACAGGAATTCCTCATTTAGGCAACTATCTTGGCGCTATTGCCCAGTGGGAAAAGCTCCAACAAGATCATGACTGCCATTTTTGTTTGGTTGACCTTCATGCCATTACCATGCCGTGGACGGCCGATATTTTGAGGGAAAATATTCTTCAAAGTGCGGCTTGCCTTCTGGCATGTGGGATTGAACCAGGAAAACTCTACGTCCAGTCAAGCCTGCATGCCCATGCAAGGCTTGGATGGATCTTTAACTGTGTCGTGCGCCTTGGATGGTTAAACCGCATGACACAATTTAAAGATAAGGCTGGAAAAAATCGGGAAAAACATTCAGCTGGTCTTTATATCTACCCTTCTCTCATGGCTGCCGATATTTTAGCTTTCAAAGCTAACCGTATCCCTGTCGGAGATGATCAGCGCCAACATATCGAATTGGCCAATGATATTGCCCAAAAATTCAATTTTGACCTTGGACAGCCCTATAAAGAAAAAACAGGTAAAGAATTTTTCCCAACGATTGAAGCACTCATTCCGCCACAAGCGGCAAGAGTGATGAGCTTACGGGACGGCACAAAAAAGATGTCAAAATCAGATCCTTCTGATCAAAGCCGCATTTTACTCACAGATTCTGCCGATGCGATTGCAACAAAGATTAAAAAAGCGAAGACTGATCCTCTTCCTCTTCCAGATAATTTGGAAGCATTAGCAGACCGTCCAGAGGCAAAAAATCTTCTTTCCCTCTACAATGTCTTAGAAGGTAAAAATTCGCTGGAGAACACACTTAATCAATTCTCTGGCAAAGGATTTGGAGCGTTTAAATCTGCCCTTGCAGACTTAATGGTTGAAAAACTTGCGCCCATTTCAAAGAAAACACAGGAATTTCTCTCCGACAAAGAAGAACTGCGAAAAGTTCTCAAACAAGGCTCTGATGAAGCCAAAAAAATTGCGGATCCTATTGTCACAGAAGCTGAAGCTTTAGCTGGGCTAGGTTTTTAA
- the rlmN gene encoding 23S rRNA (adenine(2503)-C(2))-methyltransferase RlmN — translation MSHSAQTQSTPLHPEEERLLIKTALLSPHQEKDAQGRENLVGLSREELLEKIVSLNEKAFRVKQIWHWIYHQGVRDFSEMANISRPLQEKLTQNFFIGRPDQKLAQLSKDGTEKILFGFDDKRTAEAVYIPDQTEDRGAVCVSSQIGCTLACSFCHTGTQKLLRNLSSAEIVGQFMAMRDHYHEWPTPKDGTPRKLSNIVMMGMGEPLYNYQNVAKALTIIMDGEGIALSRRRITLSTSGIVPMIRRCGKELGINLAISLHAVTDELRDRIVPINRKYPIKELLKACEEYPGASNSRRLTFEYIMLRGINDTPTDARELVRLLKNLPAKVNLIPFNPWPGSDYKPSHPKDIKIFADILSRANIAAPVRTPRGRDILAACGQLKTLHEGKENQRISIKREEEISAKN, via the coding sequence ATGTCTCATTCTGCTCAAACTCAATCCACTCCGCTTCATCCTGAAGAAGAGCGTCTTTTAATCAAAACCGCACTCCTTTCTCCACATCAGGAAAAAGATGCGCAAGGACGTGAAAATCTTGTTGGTCTTTCCCGTGAAGAGCTTCTTGAAAAAATAGTCTCCCTGAATGAAAAAGCCTTTCGGGTAAAACAGATTTGGCACTGGATCTACCATCAAGGCGTACGTGACTTCTCTGAAATGGCCAATATTTCCCGCCCCCTTCAAGAGAAACTGACACAGAATTTTTTCATTGGCCGTCCTGATCAAAAACTTGCCCAGCTTTCAAAAGATGGCACTGAAAAAATCCTTTTCGGCTTTGACGACAAGCGTACTGCTGAAGCGGTTTATATTCCAGATCAAACGGAAGATCGTGGCGCTGTCTGCGTTTCTTCTCAAATCGGCTGTACCCTCGCCTGCAGTTTCTGCCATACGGGCACACAAAAACTCTTACGAAATCTAAGTTCCGCTGAAATTGTCGGGCAATTCATGGCAATGCGTGATCATTATCATGAGTGGCCTACGCCGAAAGACGGCACCCCCCGCAAACTTTCCAACATTGTGATGATGGGCATGGGAGAACCCCTTTATAATTACCAAAATGTTGCAAAGGCGCTTACCATTATCATGGACGGCGAAGGCATTGCTCTTTCTCGCCGGCGTATTACCCTCTCAACCTCTGGTATTGTTCCGATGATCCGCCGTTGTGGAAAAGAGCTAGGAATCAATCTTGCGATTTCACTCCATGCCGTAACCGATGAGCTGCGTGACCGTATCGTTCCGATTAACCGCAAATATCCTATCAAAGAGCTTCTTAAGGCATGTGAGGAGTATCCTGGCGCATCGAACTCTCGCCGCTTAACCTTTGAGTATATTATGCTACGGGGAATCAATGACACGCCAACAGATGCAAGAGAATTAGTGCGGTTGCTGAAAAATCTTCCTGCAAAAGTAAATCTCATTCCTTTTAATCCGTGGCCTGGTTCAGATTACAAGCCATCACACCCCAAAGATATTAAAATATTTGCCGATATTTTATCCCGTGCAAATATCGCAGCCCCCGTGAGAACACCGAGAGGAAGAGATATTCTGGCCGCCTGCGGACAATTAAAAACCTTGCATGAAGGCAAAGAAAATCAAAGGATTTCTATAAAAAGAGAAGAAGAGATTTCAGCCAAAAACTAA
- a CDS encoding arsenic transporter has protein sequence MVLAFVIFLVTLFLVIYQPKSLPIGWSALGGALAAFLCGLISVSDIATVWQIIWNATGAFVAIILISMILDEAGSFEWAALHVARLGRGRGKQLFVFSILLGAIVAAVFANDGAALILTPIIVAMLLALGYQGKAIIAFVMASGFIADMGSLPLMVSNLVNIVSADFFHLSFAIYLKNMLPVAIVSVFSTLLALFLYYQADLPERYDFQKLPEPISVVKDKNVFGAGWLVLAALLCGFFILEPMGVPVSFTAFTAALLLALFAGRSKQIAMKKIFISAPWQVVLFSLGMYLVVYGLKNAGLTQYLTKLLIEFSTFGAWGAALGSGLMAALLSSIMNNMPTVLIEAISISDAKLPENLKELMVYSNIVGCDLGPKLTPIGSLATLLWLHVLKQKGIKISWGYYCKVGAIITFPVLSATLAAMVLFLG, from the coding sequence ATGGTTTTAGCATTCGTTATTTTTCTTGTGACCTTATTTTTGGTGATTTATCAGCCGAAATCTCTTCCAATTGGTTGGAGTGCTTTAGGTGGGGCTTTAGCCGCTTTTTTATGCGGTTTGATTTCCGTTTCTGATATCGCAACAGTGTGGCAAATTATTTGGAATGCAACGGGTGCTTTTGTTGCCATTATTCTTATCAGTATGATTTTGGATGAAGCGGGGAGTTTTGAATGGGCTGCTTTGCATGTTGCTCGATTAGGACGAGGAAGAGGGAAACAGCTTTTCGTTTTTTCTATTCTTTTGGGCGCTATTGTGGCTGCCGTTTTTGCCAATGATGGGGCGGCTTTGATTTTAACGCCTATCATTGTGGCAATGCTCTTAGCGCTAGGCTATCAGGGAAAAGCTATTATCGCCTTTGTGATGGCCAGTGGCTTTATCGCAGATATGGGCAGTTTGCCCTTAATGGTTTCTAATTTAGTGAATATTGTTTCAGCAGATTTTTTTCATCTATCTTTTGCGATATATTTAAAAAATATGCTGCCAGTAGCGATTGTAAGTGTCTTTTCTACTTTATTAGCGCTTTTTCTATATTATCAGGCGGACTTGCCAGAGAGATATGATTTCCAGAAACTGCCAGAACCAATTTCAGTGGTTAAAGATAAAAATGTTTTTGGGGCAGGGTGGCTGGTTTTGGCAGCGCTGCTTTGCGGATTTTTTATTTTAGAACCTATGGGTGTGCCTGTAAGTTTTACTGCGTTTACCGCTGCTCTTCTACTGGCGCTATTTGCTGGCAGAAGCAAACAAATTGCAATGAAAAAGATTTTTATTTCAGCACCATGGCAAGTCGTTTTATTTTCTTTAGGAATGTATTTGGTTGTTTATGGTCTAAAGAATGCTGGATTGACACAGTATTTAACCAAACTCCTTATCGAATTTTCAACATTTGGAGCTTGGGGCGCTGCTTTAGGAAGTGGCCTTATGGCAGCGTTGCTTTCGTCTATAATGAATAATATGCCAACCGTTTTGATTGAGGCAATTTCTATTTCGGATGCAAAGCTTCCTGAGAATTTAAAAGAATTGATGGTTTACAGCAATATTGTCGGCTGTGATCTTGGACCAAAACTGACGCCTATTGGTTCTTTAGCCACTTTACTTTGGCTGCATGTTTTAAAGCAAAAGGGAATTAAAATCAGCTGGGGATATTATTGTAAGGTTGGCGCAATCATCACGTTTCCCGTTTTGAGCGCTACCCTTGCAGCAATGGTTCTATTCTTAGGATAA
- a CDS encoding helix-turn-helix transcriptional regulator, with protein MDKNKIIEALNALAQESRLDAFRLLSHYEPEGISAGEIARTLEIPQNTMSVHLKILQQAGLIHSNRQGRLIIYRADMEYFFRIINFMRKECCGGEPEKCTPSLNKRK; from the coding sequence ATGGATAAGAATAAGATTATAGAGGCATTAAATGCCTTAGCGCAGGAAAGTCGTTTAGATGCTTTTCGATTATTGTCGCACTATGAGCCAGAGGGGATCTCGGCTGGAGAGATTGCTCGTACATTGGAAATTCCACAAAATACCATGTCTGTTCATCTAAAAATTCTGCAACAGGCAGGATTAATTCATTCAAATCGACAGGGGCGTTTAATTATTTATCGAGCCGATATGGAATATTTTTTTAGGATTATAAATTTCATGCGTAAAGAATGCTGTGGGGGCGAACCAGAAAAATGTACGCCCTCTTTGAACAAGAGAAAATAA
- a CDS encoding FKBP-type peptidyl-prolyl cis-trans isomerase, with protein sequence MLASIGTMASAFPVQSSGISSDDFMKAMVQQPNVTKLEDGLAYKILQSGPENAPQAQPGGEVSISYKGQLPDGTVFDASSKHSANGYMTMSLANVIPGWQEIVPLMHVGDTWEVYIPAELAYGSRSVSIIPANSPLVFEITLGGV encoded by the coding sequence ATGCTTGCTTCTATTGGAACGATGGCGTCTGCCTTTCCAGTGCAAAGCTCTGGCATTTCCTCCGATGATTTTATGAAGGCGATGGTTCAACAACCAAATGTCACCAAATTGGAAGATGGCTTGGCTTATAAAATTCTTCAATCTGGTCCAGAAAATGCACCACAGGCACAGCCAGGGGGTGAAGTCAGCATTTCCTATAAAGGACAGCTGCCTGACGGCACTGTTTTTGATGCCTCCAGCAAACATTCTGCAAATGGCTATATGACCATGTCTCTCGCAAATGTCATCCCAGGATGGCAGGAAATTGTGCCTCTGATGCATGTTGGCGATACATGGGAAGTTTACATTCCAGCAGAGCTTGCCTACGGCAGCCGTTCTGTTTCCATCATTCCTGCCAATAGCCCACTCGTTTTTGAAATTACGCTCGGTGGGGTCTAA
- a CDS encoding polyprenyl synthetase family protein has product MTSAAPTLKNVMKKEAETVEEALNQLVPELTNSGQLTEAMRYAVLGGGKRLRAFLAITGSRLLGASSEQALRIGAAIECIHAYSLIHDDLPCMDDDDLRRGKPSTHVQYGDALALLAGDALQTTAFEILLHPQTSPSAQIRTELALGLSHASGVNGMVGGQVLDIEGEKKSLNINQIRQIHAMKTGALLRFSAESGAILAGLSKEDSQRRALFQFGTYLGTAFQIADDILDATATGEVLGKTAGKDAAAGKSTYVSCLGLEGAREEANNVVQEAVKALKNFGDSKEAVLLSDLAYYVIERQN; this is encoded by the coding sequence ATGACATCTGCGGCACCGACCCTGAAGAACGTAATGAAAAAGGAAGCTGAGACCGTTGAGGAAGCCCTTAATCAGCTTGTCCCCGAACTCACAAACAGCGGACAATTAACCGAAGCAATGCGCTATGCCGTTCTTGGCGGGGGCAAGCGCCTTCGTGCCTTTTTGGCCATTACTGGCAGCCGTCTGCTGGGAGCCTCCTCTGAACAAGCCCTCAGAATTGGCGCCGCAATCGAATGTATTCATGCTTATTCCCTCATTCATGATGATCTCCCTTGCATGGATGATGATGATCTGCGCCGTGGAAAACCCTCCACCCATGTCCAATATGGCGATGCTCTTGCCCTCTTAGCAGGCGATGCTTTGCAAACTACTGCGTTTGAAATTCTCCTTCACCCTCAAACCTCTCCTTCTGCTCAAATTCGAACAGAACTTGCACTCGGTCTAAGCCATGCTTCTGGCGTTAATGGCATGGTCGGTGGACAGGTTCTTGATATAGAAGGTGAAAAAAAATCTTTAAATATTAATCAAATCCGTCAAATCCATGCTATGAAAACGGGAGCCCTCCTTCGTTTCTCTGCTGAATCTGGTGCTATTTTGGCTGGATTGTCAAAAGAAGACTCCCAGCGCCGAGCCCTTTTCCAGTTTGGAACCTATCTCGGAACAGCCTTCCAAATTGCAGATGACATTTTAGATGCCACCGCAACAGGCGAAGTCTTGGGCAAAACAGCAGGCAAAGATGCTGCCGCTGGAAAATCAACCTATGTTTCCTGTCTTGGTCTCGAGGGGGCCAGAGAGGAAGCCAATAATGTGGTTCAAGAGGCTGTTAAGGCCCTTAAGAATTTCGGAGATTCAAAAGAAGCTGTGCTTCTTTCTGATCTCGCTTATTATGTTATTGAACGCCAGAACTAA
- a CDS encoding TlyA family RNA methyltransferase: MAKKRADQLLAERGLAESRTRAQAFIMAGLVYAGENKEHPVTKAGQMFAEDVSLFVKGKDHPWVSRGGMKLAHALEAFKINPTGWICLDVGSSTGGFTDVLLTKGAKSVYAVDVGTAQLAWKLREDDRVIVHEQTNARHLTKEIIPQSPDIIVCDASFISLKTVLPASLNLAHEGTLLVALIKPQFEAKREEVGKKGVVRDENVHQRVCQEVTEWLLAEEKWEILGLTASPILGPEGNKEFLIVAKRTAL, from the coding sequence ATGGCAAAAAAAAGAGCCGATCAGCTTTTAGCTGAACGGGGATTAGCAGAAAGCAGAACAAGAGCCCAAGCCTTTATCATGGCGGGTCTTGTTTATGCAGGTGAAAATAAAGAGCATCCTGTTACCAAAGCAGGCCAAATGTTTGCAGAGGATGTCTCTTTGTTTGTGAAAGGGAAAGATCACCCTTGGGTTTCAAGGGGAGGTATGAAGCTTGCGCACGCCCTCGAAGCCTTTAAGATCAATCCAACAGGATGGATTTGCTTAGATGTCGGCTCCTCTACGGGAGGATTTACCGATGTGCTGCTCACTAAGGGTGCAAAATCTGTTTATGCTGTCGATGTTGGCACAGCGCAGCTCGCATGGAAATTACGAGAGGATGATCGTGTTATCGTCCATGAACAAACAAATGCACGCCATCTAACGAAAGAGATTATTCCTCAGAGCCCTGATATTATCGTCTGCGACGCCAGTTTTATCAGTCTAAAAACAGTTCTTCCCGCATCTCTCAACTTAGCGCATGAAGGGACGCTTCTCGTTGCGCTTATCAAACCCCAATTTGAGGCTAAACGTGAAGAAGTCGGTAAAAAAGGCGTTGTCCGAGACGAAAATGTGCATCAGCGTGTCTGCCAAGAAGTAACGGAATGGCTGCTTGCTGAAGAAAAATGGGAAATTCTTGGCTTAACAGCCTCTCCTATTCTTGGGCCAGAAGGCAATAAAGAATTTCTTATCGTTGCCAAACGGACAGCTCTCTAA
- the lpxB gene encoding lipid-A-disaccharide synthase has product MAAVNELPDPLVKLVEELDADFSNQDKDGAVIWILAGEPSADMIGARLIQALSERDPSLIFAGVGGTQMEALGLRSLFPMRELSVMGVWDIVFHYFHLRQRLFECVQDIILSHPAVVITIDHPVFSGKLLHRVSHLETRRIQYVAPQVWAWRPKRVVTYKGRWDKLLCLLPSEVPWFQNAGVNTAFVGHPVLQSGYYHGKGRRFRHQHNIPENAKILLIMPGSRKTEIKTLLPIYRKTVELLAKDFPDLRPVILLGQNVKNMIIRRTKKWKQPPILVAGKFAKYDAFAACDCALTKSGTSTLELAVHNIPMVVAHKVGPIFAFLARFFITVPYICMLNILANREIVPEFIQENCKPKKLAEALKELLLHPEDRAKQLAEFPEILAELRPKDFNKSPSQAAADEVIKLLHRPLDEIEEER; this is encoded by the coding sequence ATGGCAGCTGTCAACGAGTTGCCGGATCCTCTGGTAAAGCTGGTAGAAGAGCTGGATGCGGATTTCTCAAACCAAGATAAAGATGGGGCGGTAATCTGGATTTTGGCTGGCGAACCCAGTGCTGATATGATTGGCGCACGTCTCATTCAGGCCTTGAGTGAGCGCGATCCTTCTTTAATTTTTGCAGGCGTTGGCGGAACACAAATGGAAGCATTGGGACTGCGCAGTCTTTTCCCAATGCGTGAGCTTTCAGTGATGGGGGTTTGGGATATTGTTTTCCATTACTTTCATTTGCGTCAGCGTTTATTTGAGTGTGTGCAGGATATTATTCTTTCCCATCCTGCCGTTGTCATTACGATTGATCACCCTGTTTTTTCTGGGAAATTACTGCACCGTGTTAGTCATTTAGAGACACGGCGGATTCAATATGTTGCGCCACAAGTCTGGGCTTGGAGACCTAAAAGGGTTGTTACTTATAAGGGGCGTTGGGATAAGCTTTTATGTCTTTTGCCTTCTGAAGTGCCTTGGTTTCAAAATGCGGGTGTAAATACGGCTTTCGTAGGACATCCCGTTTTGCAATCTGGTTATTATCATGGGAAAGGCAGGCGTTTTCGACATCAGCATAATATTCCAGAGAATGCAAAAATTCTGTTAATTATGCCAGGAAGCCGAAAGACAGAAATTAAAACACTATTGCCGATTTATCGGAAAACAGTTGAGCTTTTAGCAAAAGACTTTCCTGATTTGCGTCCTGTTATTTTGCTCGGGCAAAATGTAAAGAATATGATTATCCGTAGAACAAAGAAATGGAAGCAGCCTCCCATTCTTGTTGCCGGTAAATTTGCAAAATATGATGCTTTTGCCGCTTGTGATTGTGCTTTAACAAAATCAGGCACTTCGACATTGGAACTTGCTGTTCATAACATTCCGATGGTTGTAGCGCATAAGGTTGGGCCAATTTTTGCTTTTTTAGCAAGATTTTTTATTACAGTCCCCTATATTTGCATGTTAAATATTTTAGCAAATAGAGAAATTGTTCCTGAATTTATTCAGGAAAATTGTAAGCCAAAGAAATTGGCAGAGGCACTAAAAGAATTATTGCTTCATCCAGAAGATAGGGCAAAGCAACTCGCAGAATTTCCAGAAATTCTGGCGGAATTAAGACCCAAAGATTTTAATAAATCACCCTCCCAAGCCGCCGCTGATGAAGTGATTAAGCTTCTTCACCGACCATTGGATGAAATCGAAGAAGAACGGTGA
- a CDS encoding 1-deoxy-D-xylulose-5-phosphate synthase, translating into MSKSSSIPTWGRFPSLDKVTDPSFLRTLSPAELQIIADELRSETIDAVSSTGGHLGASLGVVELTVALHAVFNTPKDRIVWDVGHQTYPHKILTGRRDRIRTLRQPGGLSGFTRRVESEYDPFGAAHSSTSISAALGMTVAHKLLAKTSENAEEDYGKRNTVAVIGDGSISAGMAYEALNNAGACEDDANQLIVILNDNEMSIAPPVGAMSNYLTQLISSTPYFTLRDLGSRIAKRLPGPIERTAKKAEEYARGLLAGGTLFEELGFYYVGPVNGHDMSQLVPILKNLRDSKKRGPILLHVVTEKGRGYAPAEEAGDKYHAVGKFDIETGVIQKPTKTVPNYTELFTKELLALAEEDSKVVAVTAAMPAGTGLTEFSKKFPDRCFDVGIAEQHAVTFSAGMATEGLKPFCCIYSTFLQRAFDQVMHDVALQSLPVRLMVDRAGLVGADGATHAGSFDLNYLCCLPNMIVMAPSDEAELFHMVKTAWSVDTQPTAVRYPRGAAQGVSIPEKAEILPIGKGRITSGETEKDGVAILSLGSKLHEAEKAAETLRALNIPVTVADARFAKPVDQELVKSLAEKHKVFITIEEGAAGGFSAQVLPHLCEEGLLDRLAFRPVNFPDKFIDHNTPEKQYEEAGITAKNIADVAQKAFNAKSENNA; encoded by the coding sequence ATGTCTAAATCTTCTTCAATCCCCACTTGGGGACGCTTCCCCTCATTGGACAAAGTAACGGATCCGAGCTTTCTCCGCACCCTCTCTCCAGCAGAATTGCAAATCATTGCAGATGAATTGCGCTCTGAAACCATTGACGCCGTCTCCTCTACTGGTGGCCATTTAGGCGCTTCTCTTGGCGTTGTGGAACTGACTGTTGCTTTGCACGCTGTCTTTAATACCCCGAAAGATCGTATTGTCTGGGATGTCGGCCACCAAACCTATCCCCATAAAATTCTAACGGGCAGAAGAGATCGTATCCGCACCCTTCGTCAGCCCGGTGGCCTCTCTGGCTTCACAAGACGGGTTGAAAGTGAATATGATCCTTTCGGCGCTGCGCACTCCTCAACCTCTATTTCTGCTGCGCTTGGCATGACTGTTGCCCATAAGCTGCTTGCAAAAACAAGTGAGAATGCAGAAGAGGACTATGGCAAACGCAATACTGTCGCTGTGATAGGAGATGGATCTATCTCCGCCGGAATGGCCTATGAAGCTCTTAATAATGCAGGCGCTTGCGAAGATGACGCCAATCAGCTTATCGTCATTTTAAACGACAATGAAATGTCTATTGCCCCTCCTGTTGGTGCAATGTCGAATTATCTAACACAACTCATTTCTTCTACCCCTTATTTTACCCTTAGGGATCTTGGCAGCCGTATTGCAAAACGCCTCCCTGGCCCGATTGAACGGACGGCTAAAAAAGCAGAAGAATACGCCAGAGGCCTTCTTGCTGGCGGCACATTATTTGAAGAACTTGGTTTTTACTATGTCGGCCCTGTTAACGGGCATGATATGAGTCAACTCGTTCCTATTCTTAAAAATCTTAGAGACAGTAAAAAACGTGGCCCTATTCTGCTTCACGTTGTCACAGAAAAAGGCCGTGGCTATGCCCCAGCAGAAGAAGCCGGTGACAAATATCATGCCGTTGGGAAATTTGATATTGAAACAGGTGTCATTCAAAAACCAACAAAAACAGTTCCAAACTATACCGAACTTTTTACAAAAGAGCTTTTAGCGCTCGCTGAAGAGGATTCTAAAGTCGTCGCCGTCACAGCTGCTATGCCAGCAGGCACTGGACTTACAGAATTTTCTAAAAAATTTCCTGACCGCTGTTTCGATGTTGGTATCGCAGAGCAGCATGCTGTTACGTTTTCAGCAGGCATGGCAACAGAAGGTTTAAAGCCGTTCTGCTGTATCTACTCAACCTTCCTGCAAAGAGCCTTTGATCAGGTCATGCATGATGTTGCTTTACAATCTTTGCCTGTCCGCCTCATGGTCGATCGTGCTGGGCTTGTTGGCGCTGATGGCGCAACACATGCAGGTTCTTTTGATCTCAATTATCTTTGCTGTCTCCCGAATATGATTGTGATGGCGCCTTCTGATGAGGCCGAACTTTTCCACATGGTCAAAACCGCTTGGAGCGTTGATACACAGCCAACAGCCGTACGCTACCCTCGTGGCGCAGCCCAAGGCGTTTCCATCCCTGAAAAAGCCGAAATCCTTCCCATTGGCAAAGGGCGTATCACCTCTGGTGAGACCGAAAAAGACGGGGTTGCCATCCTTAGCCTTGGCTCTAAACTTCACGAGGCTGAAAAAGCAGCCGAAACATTACGTGCATTAAACATTCCTGTTACCGTTGCAGATGCGAGATTTGCCAAACCCGTTGATCAAGAACTCGTCAAATCTTTAGCTGAAAAGCATAAAGTTTTTATCACGATTGAAGAAGGCGCCGCAGGCGGATTTAGCGCGCAAGTCCTGCCCCATCTTTGTGAAGAAGGACTTCTGGATCGTCTCGCCTTTAGGCCTGTGAACTTCCCAGATAAGTTCATTGATCACAATACGCCTGAAAAACAATATGAAGAGGCAGGAATCACTGCAAAAAATATTGCAGATGTTGCGCAAAAAGCCTTTAATGCCAAGAGTGAAAATAACGCATAA